In a genomic window of Punica granatum isolate Tunisia-2019 chromosome 6, ASM765513v2, whole genome shotgun sequence:
- the LOC116211128 gene encoding phosphatidylinositol:ceramide inositolphosphotransferase 1-like, whose product MPVHVAREAPKLWRKICSEVSVEIALLSENWKHLLAGIVFQYLHGVAAHGVHYLHRPGPTLQDVGFFLVPELGQERAYISESLFSVIFCSFVLWTFHPFVFQSKKIYTALIWCRVLAYLVACQILRILTFYSTQLPGPNYHCREGSRLARLPPPESVFEVVLLNFPRGILYGCGDLIFSSHMIFSLVFVRTYHKYGVSRFMKLFGWLLAVVQSILIIASRKHYTVDIVVAWYTVNLVAFFVDKKLPELPDRSSSASMSPSLLPSIAKDKDSKNREERFNLLNGITVST is encoded by the exons ATGCCGGTCCATGTTGCTCGTGAAGCTCCTAAG CTATGGAGGAAGATTTGCTCGGAGGTCTCTGTAGAGATTGCGCTTCTCTCTGAGAATTGGAAGCATCTTCTAGCTGGGATCGTTTTTCAG TACCTTCATGGAGTGGCTGCTCATGGAGTTCACTACTTGCATCGACCTGGACCAACACTGCAGGATGTTGGGTTTTTTCTTGTTCCT GAACTGGGTCAAGAAAGAGCATATATCAGCGAGTCTCTGTTTTCGGTTATATTTTGTTCCTTTGTCTTG TGGACATTTCACCCTTTTGTTTTCCAGAGCAAAAAAATCTATACAGCCCTCATATGGTGCAGGGTTCTTGCTTATTTAGTT GCGTGCCAAATTCTCCGCATCCTCACTTTTTATTCAACTCAGCTACCAGGTCCAAACTACCATTGCCGTGAG GGTTCAAGACTTGCTAGGCTGCCCCCTCCAGAGAGTGTGTTCGAGGTGGTTTTGCTAAACT TTCCCCGAGGGATTCTCTATGGATGTGGTGACTTGATTTTTTCATCACACATGATCTTTAGCTTGGTTTTTGTTCGCACGTACCACAAGTACGGTGTCAGCAG GTTTATGAAGCTGTTTGGCTGGTTATTAGCTGTGGTCCAGAGCATATTAATCATAGCATCTCGCAAGCATTACACAGTTGACATTGTAGTCGCATG GTATACTGTAAATCTGGTAGCTTTCTTTGTTGACAAAAAATTGCCAG AACTACCTGATAGATCCTCTTCTGCTTCTATGTCTCCCTCGTTACTTCCTTCTATCGCCAAAGATAAGGACAGCAAGAACAGAGAAGAGAGATTCAATCTCCTTAATGGGATCACTGTGAGCACATAG
- the LOC116211120 gene encoding uncharacterized protein LOC116211120, which translates to MKLGDRFQAEKFNLSYADLHYEITKDVQDTRSLDDQKRTVRSTNEDDELVKYMSNLPSFLKRGENIQEKTFSVGVLDWGRLEKWQHSHKQTVHKASRYFTSSTSTSSSHSTEASSSHSSRGRSCSPINQRMHQPTLRPSPIASLDEHDVATVKPTGENAFVVDKGNSVLDNYSYSANAALDQTLKLCPEDEREESEKRELNPKMFQKIEASKDVKGNVVRSCSKEKKEVQLQECKSGETVDLLEQSNAGKSGGELAEWPNRIVILLPRNVPSSGKFEVSQLPDSTASSEQKSSAGRSQGGISGKCLEVHRAKFDSNFVQIKQRISLDASPTKLPLEGFCPVPAPARASVSPRTSSNVQMRPSNVALLKDDAGKPSKGLDSKTSKASSEKPRSTSPFRRLTIGVGKIVKSSNSKEVPTSSDSSSLQTSVSSCLEKLESSATSPARSRSSPLRRLLDPLLKPKVSSYNHSDYPSRKTAASIGLGCNSSKGRPDSTVVQPGKAKLDLTGRNSINVDNSHLEKNSGLPMVQALLRVAFKNGFPLFTFAVDNDGDILAATMKECSSSSVKDNRSWIYTFLTIREVKKKNGIWINQGGKSKCHDYVPSVVAQMKVSDSRSSNLREFVLFSVEPRKQNQSSSDFKPNDELAAIVCQIPLRLNPCSVGSGHQGVVSDDMDHEDLVNTTVILPSGVHSLPSKGGPSSLIQRWRSGGSCDCGGWDLGCQLKVLSGDHHPRERVSSSEAASAADLCVLFPQVDTQENLPELTLALFKDGIYSIEFNSSLSVLQTFSACIAVLESRKMIENLEDPNLSVGKSSGVSMHSHNGDLPGKYISNPPLSPAGRVLERPI; encoded by the exons ATGAAGCTGGGGGACAGGTTCCAAGCAGAAAAGTTCAATCTTTCTTATGCTGATCTCCATTACGAAATCACTAAGGATGTACAAGATACACGTTCACTGGATGACCAGAAGAGGACTGTGAGAAGCACAAATGAGGACGATGAGCTAGTTAAGTACATGTCCAATTTGCCAAGTTTCCTCAAGAGAGGGGAAAACATCCAAGAGAAGACATTTAGCGTTGGAGTCCTTGACTGGGGACGCCTAGAGAAATGGCAGCATAGTCACAAACAGACAGTGCACAAAGCTAGTAGGTATTTTACCTCTAGTACCAGCACATCCTCATCACACTCGACGGAGGCATCTTCCAGTCATTCCAGTAGAGGTCGAAGTTGCTCTCCTATCAATCAGAGGATGCATCAGCCTACACTTCGACCCTCTCCAATAGCTTCTCTTGATGAACATGATGTGGCAACTGTCAAACCTACTGGAGAAAATGCTTTTGTAGTGGATAAAGGCAACAGTGTGCTCGATAATTATTCGTATAGTGCAAACGCTGCATTAGATCAAACTCTCAAACTCTGTCCGGAAGACGAGAGAGAAGAGAGCGAGAAGAGAGAGCTTAATCCCAAGATGTTTCAGAAGATAGAAGCGTCAAAAGATGTAAAAGGGAATGTGGTAAGATCTTGTTCGAAGGAGAAGAAAGAGGTCCAACTCCAAGAATGCAAGTCTGGAGAGACAGTTGATCTGTTGGAACAATCTAACGCTGGTAAATCTGGCGGTGAACTTGCGGAATGGCCAAATAGAATTGTTATTCTTCTGCCCAGAAACGTCCCTAGCAGCGGTAAGTTTGAAGTATCGCAGCTTCCTGATTCCACTGCCAGTTCAGAACAGAAATCATCAGCAGGGCGAAGTCAAGGAGGCATCTCTGGAAAATGTTTGGAAGTTCACCGGGCGAAGTTTGATTCCAATTTTGTGCAGATTAAGCAACGGATTTCACTAGATGCGAGTCCAACAAAGTTACCGTTGGAGGGGTTTTGTCCTGTTCCTGCACCAGCTAGAGCTTCTGTGAGCCCACGCACAAGCAGCAATGTGCAAATGAGACCCTCTAATGTTGCTTTGTTGAAAGATGATGCTGGTAAGCCATCTAAGGGACTGGATTCAAAAACAAGCAAAGCGTCAAGTGAAAAGCCAAGAAGCACTTCACCTTTCCGCCGCTTGACAATTGGTGTTGGGAAGATTGTTAAGAGCTCTAACTCAAAGGAGGTTCCAACTTCATCAGATTCAAGTTCTTTACAGACTTCTGTGAGTTCATGTCTAGAGAAGCTTGAGTCATCTGCTACCTCTCCAGCTAGATCCAGGTCCAGTCCCCTGAGAAGGTTGTTGGACCCATTGCTGAAACCAAAAGTGTCAAGTTACAATCATTCTGATTATCCATCAAGGAAGACTGCAGCTTCAATTGGACTGGGTTGCAATTCATCCAAGGGCCGGCCAGATTCCACGGTTGTACAGCCAGGAAAAGCCAAATTGGATTTAACCGGTCGTAATTCAATTAATGTTGATAATTCACATTTGGAGAAGAACAGTGGCTTACCCATGGTGCAAGCTCTTCTCCGGGTGGCATTCAAGAATGGTTTTCCGTTGTTTACCTTTGCAGTGGACAATGACGGAGATATTCTCGCAGCCACGATGAAAGAATGCAGCAGCTCCTCAGTAAAGGATAATCGAAGTTGGATTTACACGTTCCTCACAATCCGGGAAGTCAAGAAGAAGAACGGAATCTGGATAAATCAGGGAGGCAAGAGCAAATGTCATGATTACGTCCCCAGTGTTGTGGCCCAGATGAAGGTTTCAGATTCCCGCTCATCGAACTTGAGAgagtttgttttattttctgtGGAGCCGAGAAAGCAAAATCAGTCGAGCTCAGACTTCAAGCCAAATGATGAGCTTGCAGCAATCGTATGTCAGATCCCTTTGAGATTAAATCCATGTTCAGTCGGAAGCGGGCATCAGGGAGTTGTCTCTGATGACATGGATCATGAGGATCTCGTCAACACGACAGTGATCCTTCCGAGTGGGGTCCACAGTTTGCCGAGTAAGGGGGGGCCTTCTTCGCTTATTCAGCGCTGGAGGTCAGGTGGATCTTGTGATTGTGGAGGCTGGGATCTGGGTTGCCAACTGAAGGTTCTTTCTGGAGATCATCACCCCAGGGAGAGAGTGAGTTCATCAGAAGCTGCGTCGGCAGCAGATCTCTGTGTCCTTTTCCCTCAG GTGGATACACAAGAAAATCTGCCCGAGCTTACTTTGGCTCTGTTCAAGGATGGAATCTACTCGATCGAGTTCAATTCGTCACTCTCTGTGCTACAGACCTTCTCCGCCTGCATAGCAGTCCTGGAAAGTAGAAAGATGATCGAGAACTTGGAAGATCCGAATCTTTCTGTAGGAAAATCTTCCGGTGTAAGCATGCACTCTCATAATGGAGATCTTCCTGGAAAGTATATCTCTAATCCTCCCCTTTCTCCAGCCGGGAGAGTATTAGAACGGCCCATATAG
- the LOC116211132 gene encoding copper transporter 6-like: MFLVSFSSPSPLYIHTHIYRPSHIQIPQSHRTQFFNPLVFLFLLIVIQRERQADMEGTGDHDHMGSHEMSYTHMTFYWGKDSEILFRGWPATRDGMYALALIFVFFLGVIVEWLSHCSHAKFSSGSSPPSTHSSPPNRIMTGLVQTALYGLRVGLAFLLMLAVMSFNGGVLLVAVAGHAVGFFLFGSRAIRAKPEEKAVSSDPSPCGC; this comes from the coding sequence atGTTCTTAGTTTCATTCTCGTCTCCATCCCCCttgtatatacacacacatatatatcgtCCATCTCACATTCAAATACCACAGAGCCATAGAACTCAATTCTTCAACCCTCTcgtcttcctttttcttcttatagTTATTCAAAGAGAGAGACAGGCAGATATGGAAGGAACGGGGGATCACGATCATATGGGAAGTCACGAGATGAGCTACACCCACATGACTTTCTACTGGGGGAAGGACTCCGAGATCCTCTTCCGGGGATGGCCGGCCACTCGCGATGGCATGTATGCCCTTGCTCTCATCTTCGTATTCTTCCTTGGGGTCATCGTCGAGTGGCTCTCCCACTGTAGTCATGCCAAATTCTCATCAGGCAGCTCCCCTCCCAGTACACACTCGTCGCCACCAAATCGCATCATGACTGGTCTCGTCCAGACGGCCTTATACGGCCTACGTGTTGGCCTTGCTTTTCTCTTGATGTTGGCGGTCATGTCATTCAACGGCGGGGTCTTACTAGTCGCGGTGGCGGGGCACGCTGTGGGCTTCTTTCTCTTTGGGAGTAGGGCCATTAGGGCCAAGCCAGAGGAGAAAGCAGTATCGTCCGATCCTTCGCCATGCGGCTGTTGA
- the LOC116211125 gene encoding UDP-glucose iridoid glucosyltransferase-like yields MNSQNSYTSSEKSVRKREMEGVEQRKHRRLVLVPGPFQGHLTPMLQLGTILHSRGFSITIAHTKFNHPHPSSHPDFHFLCIEDRLSKDEVQSRDLVSLVLTLNTKCEQPLREFLAQDRIACVFYDALMYFSESAARPLKIPSVILHTNSAASSLARSFLHQLKALGFIPLQESMLQDPVPQLQPLRFKDLPISHFGRLEDHLQLISLAGDIRTSSALVWNTLECLEESPLAQLREDYRVPIFSLGPLNKLAPAGSSSSSTGLLEEDNACISWLDKQCRNSVIYISLGSIASIDDRQLMEMAWGLANSGQPFLWVVRPNLVRGSEWSGFESLSKGFKEIVEERGCIVKWAPQRRVLSHGSVGGFWSHCGWNSTLESICEGVPMIRQPCFGDQRVNARYLTSVWKVGYELGDGENDRRSVEKAIRELMVGTQGEEMRQRMSKLKDKVEVSIQEGGSSYGSLERLIEFLQSI; encoded by the exons ATGAACTCCCAGAATTCTTATACATCTTCAGAGAAAAGTGTCaggaagagagagatggaagGGGTAGAACAGAGGAAACATCGAAGACTGGTTCTAGTCCCTGGTCCATTTCAGGGGCACTTAACTCCTATGCTTCAGCTGGGAACCATCCTTCACTCCAGAGGGTTCTCCATCACGATTGCTCACACAAAATTCAACCATCCCCATCCTTCTAGTCACCCTGATTTCCACTTCCTATGCATAGAAGACAGACTATCCAAAGATGAGGTCCAGTCCCGAGATCTAGTATCTCTCGTATTAACTCTTAACACTAAATGTGAACAGCCCCTTCGAGAATTCCTAGCTCAAGACCGGATAGCTTGCGTCTTTTACGATGCCCTCATGTACTTCTCAGAATCGGCAGCTCGTCCTCTGAAGATTCCAAGTGTCATTCTGCACACAAACAGTGCTGCAAGTTCACTGGCTCGTTCCTTCTTACACCAGCTAAAGGCTCTAGGTTTCATTCCACTACAGG AGTCCATGTTGCAGGACCCTGTGCCGCAACTTCAACCTCTCCGTTTTAAAGATCTCCCAATCTCCCATTTCGGGAGACTAGAAGATCATCTGCAGCTGATATCCCTGGCTGGTGATATCAGAACATCCTCAGCACTCGTGTGGAACACCCTCGAGTGTCTCGAGGAATCACCACTGGCACAGCTTCGGGAAGATTATCGGGTTCCAATCTTTTCGCTGGGCCCTCTAAACAAACTAGCTCCTGCAGGTTCGTCCTCCTCCTCTACTGGTCTCTTGGAAGAGGACAATGCTTGCATCTCTTGGCTCGATAAGCAATGTCGAAATTCGGTCATCTATATAAGCTTGGGGAGCATCGCTTCCATTGATGACAGGCAGTTGATGGAAATGGCTTGGGGGTTAGCCAACAGCGGGCAGCCCTTCTTGTGGGTTGTCCGACCCAACCTAGTTCGGGGTTCTGAATGGAGCGGGTTTGAGTCACTCAGCAAAGGGTTCAAGGAGATTGTTGAGGAGAGGGGCTGCATTGTGAAATGGGCACCACAGAGGAGGGTGCTGAGCCATGGTTCTGTAGGAGGATTTTGGAGCCATTGCGGGTGGAATTCTACTCTAGAGAGCATCTGCGAAGGGGTCCCAATGATCCGTCAGCCGTGTTTTGGTGACCAGAGAGTGAATGCAAGGTATCTCACCAGTGTATGGAAGGTCGGCTATGAACTCGGGGACGGTGAGAACGACAGGAGGAGTGTTGAGAAGGCAATAAGAGAACTCATGGTGGGGACACAAGGGGAGGAGATGAGGCAGAGGATGTCGAAGTTGAAGGACAAGGTTGAGGTTAGTATTCAAGAAGGCGGATCATCCTACGGGTCCTTGGAGAGGTTAATTGAGTTTCTTCAATCAATTTAG
- the LOC116211137 gene encoding copper transporter 1-like, which produces MAFSWAKTNTEIFFPNWPGHSLLSYVLALLLVFLLSVFVEWLSHVRLIKSNTDSVMAGILQTSMYALRVAVAYLVMLAIMSFDGGVFLSAVGGYTFGFLVFGSQMFRKWRVGDYQEPSDLPPLNC; this is translated from the coding sequence ATGGCCTTCTCATGGGCCAAGACCAACACCGAGATCTTCTTCCCCAATTGGCCAGGCCacagcttactttcctacgtGCTAGCCCTCCTCCTCGTCTTTCTGCTCTCGGTGTTCGTCGAGTGGCTATCTCACGTGCGCCTGATCAAGTCCAACACTGATAGCGTGATGGCTGGGATTCTGCAGACATCTATGTATGCCCTTCGAGTGGCGGTGGCTTATCTGGTGATGCTTGCAATCATGTCATTTGATGGTGGTGTATTCCTATCCGCGGTCGGTGGATACACCTTCGGATTCTTGGTTTTTGGCAGCCAGATGTTCAGGAAGTGGCGGGTCGGGGACTATCAAGAACCTTCCGATCTTCCTCCATTGAATTGTTGA